Proteins encoded by one window of Burkholderia plantarii:
- a CDS encoding glycosyl hydrolase family 28-related protein has product MTPRLITKLRLLAFGFWLAGALSSGARADTASAAASAQQQLGRLQYHASAPGTVARPLADKLRDVLNFRDFGGKCDGTSNDDRAMDNALSHLASGTSLVFPAGTCVFTTPKTLPLVQNVSIRGAGARQTVLLYTGKDTRSDLWTVGDGKTSMTGWSISGLRFDSTTTMSAGAALHLRRMQNGNELADLDAGVFTQSSRKLFNGIWLDDVNVFKYSGFNLQVQNEALMLNGAPGSDQGSDVYLDNGAITFSKIAYHVGGGQGGVYFGKVLAFGNGVNYQIDTRLVARRNREIFFSDQSISDGATDYGVWINDALTSNAPIVMNGAFASAGQLQPGGKGIEIYVEKWPAGRITMGPGQLYNATRDGMRVDDPTTIISIDAGRHIFHNGGYGVNATVPTSNLHSLSQYMAQNRLGDYSPNVQLAPFEVHAAMAATTITNSRQTIDKAYLFNVPADHGKVEIPAGTQTLLLDPAAPLDELAITLPACNAGYDGSLVRFSSTRRIARLALRAAGGSVAAPPAALAAGAGHQYLCRGENTTWYPLY; this is encoded by the coding sequence ATGACTCCTCGCCTGATCACCAAGCTTCGCCTTCTCGCGTTCGGCTTCTGGCTCGCCGGCGCGCTGTCGTCCGGCGCGCGCGCCGATACCGCCAGCGCCGCCGCATCGGCACAGCAGCAGCTCGGCCGGCTCCAGTACCACGCCAGCGCCCCCGGCACGGTCGCGCGCCCGCTCGCGGACAAGCTGCGCGACGTGCTGAACTTCCGCGACTTCGGCGGCAAGTGCGACGGCACCAGCAACGACGACCGCGCGATGGACAACGCGCTCTCGCACCTCGCCAGCGGCACCTCGCTGGTGTTCCCGGCCGGCACCTGCGTGTTCACCACGCCCAAGACGCTGCCGCTGGTGCAGAACGTGTCGATCCGCGGCGCCGGCGCGCGCCAGACGGTCCTGCTCTATACGGGCAAGGACACGCGCTCGGACCTCTGGACCGTCGGCGACGGCAAGACCTCGATGACGGGCTGGTCGATCTCGGGGCTGCGCTTCGACTCCACCACCACGATGAGCGCGGGCGCCGCGCTGCATCTGCGCCGCATGCAGAACGGCAACGAGCTGGCCGACCTCGACGCGGGCGTGTTCACGCAGTCCTCGCGCAAGCTGTTCAACGGCATCTGGCTCGACGACGTCAACGTCTTCAAGTACTCGGGCTTCAACCTGCAGGTGCAGAACGAGGCGTTGATGCTGAACGGCGCACCGGGCAGCGACCAGGGCTCCGACGTCTATCTCGACAACGGCGCGATCACGTTCTCGAAGATCGCCTACCACGTGGGCGGCGGCCAGGGCGGCGTCTATTTTGGCAAGGTGCTGGCGTTCGGCAACGGCGTCAATTACCAGATCGACACGCGGCTCGTCGCGCGCCGCAACCGCGAGATATTCTTCAGCGACCAGAGCATCTCGGACGGCGCCACCGACTACGGCGTCTGGATCAACGACGCGCTCACCTCGAACGCGCCGATCGTGATGAACGGCGCGTTCGCGTCGGCCGGCCAGCTCCAGCCGGGCGGCAAGGGCATCGAGATCTACGTCGAGAAATGGCCGGCGGGCCGCATCACGATGGGGCCGGGGCAGCTCTACAACGCGACGCGCGACGGCATGCGCGTGGACGATCCCACCACCATCATCAGCATCGACGCGGGGCGCCACATCTTCCACAACGGCGGCTACGGCGTGAACGCGACGGTGCCGACCTCGAACCTCCACAGCCTGTCGCAATACATGGCGCAGAACCGGCTCGGCGACTACTCGCCGAACGTGCAGCTCGCGCCGTTCGAGGTCCACGCGGCGATGGCGGCCACCACCATCACCAACAGCCGCCAGACCATCGACAAGGCCTACCTGTTCAACGTGCCGGCCGACCACGGCAAGGTGGAGATCCCGGCCGGCACCCAGACGCTGCTGCTCGATCCGGCCGCGCCGCTCGATGAACTGGCGATCACGCTGCCGGCCTGCAACGCCGGCTACGACGGCTCGCTGGTGCGCTTCTCGTCCACGCGCCGGATCGCGCGGCTCGCGCTGCGGGCGGCGGGCGGCTCGGTGGCCGCGCCGCCCGCCGCGCTGGCGGCCGGCGCGGGCCACCAGTACCTGTGCCGCGGCGAGAACACGACCTGGTACCCGCTGTATTGA
- a CDS encoding DUF1796 family putative cysteine peptidase: protein MINQEFDHLISLGGHCQTAYQIRRHFGVDKAYPLDWWVTPTIALVRLFESGFAHIFQEENMRVVEEPSGPAVMCSHYGLMHYHDFDEAKINGKYSPYLVRTKCAANNSKFSYLMTRLLNVTGKVLFVRFAHGWVQHYPHTTMFDEALLHRFMDAARAMLPNAEVNLLLLNDYNNHAGLDGNPFPGVYTSVVNNYDSQTWFGSNQGWTEMFEYHNIRWSGAPAKPVEPEHAVRSEHAA, encoded by the coding sequence ATGATCAATCAGGAATTCGACCATCTCATCAGCCTGGGGGGGCATTGCCAGACGGCATATCAGATCCGTCGGCATTTCGGCGTGGACAAGGCCTATCCGCTCGACTGGTGGGTGACGCCGACCATTGCGCTGGTCCGGCTGTTCGAAAGTGGCTTCGCTCATATTTTCCAGGAGGAAAACATGAGGGTGGTCGAGGAGCCTTCCGGCCCGGCCGTCATGTGCAGCCACTACGGCCTGATGCACTATCACGATTTCGACGAAGCGAAAATCAACGGCAAGTATTCGCCGTACCTGGTGCGCACCAAGTGCGCGGCCAACAACAGCAAGTTCTCGTACCTGATGACGCGTCTCTTGAACGTGACGGGCAAGGTGCTGTTCGTGCGCTTCGCGCACGGCTGGGTGCAGCACTATCCGCACACCACCATGTTCGACGAGGCCCTGCTGCATCGCTTCATGGACGCGGCGCGCGCGATGCTGCCCAATGCCGAGGTCAACCTGCTGCTGCTGAACGACTACAACAACCATGCCGGCCTCGACGGCAATCCGTTCCCCGGCGTCTACACCTCGGTCGTGAACAACTACGACTCGCAGACCTGGTTCGGCAGCAACCAGGGCTGGACCGAGATGTTCGAGTATCACAACATTCGCTGGAGCGGGGCACCGGCCAAGCCGGTCGAGCCGGAACACGCGGTCCGGTCGGAACACGCCGCGTAG
- a CDS encoding ABC transporter permease, with amino-acid sequence MLSAKHNTSLPRSFQIQCRVVAALLMREIITRYGRHNVGFLWIFFEPMSFTLGVTALWNVAKFNHGSNLSITTFAVTGYSTILLWRNTANRCALAILPNHSLLYHRNVRVIDLFISRALLEVSGATMSFLFLSILFIAVGLMEPPKDIALILAGWLYLAIIAIGLGFIIGSLSELSETYDRMWHTIAYLLFPLSGAAFMVEWLPTTAQKVVLWLPMVHACEMIRYGYFGALVKPHYSVEYMVVADLVMLFTGLVMVRYVSARVEPE; translated from the coding sequence ATGCTCAGCGCCAAACACAACACGTCGTTGCCGCGGTCGTTCCAGATTCAATGCCGGGTCGTCGCCGCCCTGCTGATGCGCGAAATCATCACGCGCTACGGACGCCACAACGTCGGCTTCCTGTGGATTTTCTTCGAGCCGATGTCGTTCACGCTCGGCGTCACGGCACTGTGGAACGTCGCGAAGTTCAATCACGGCTCGAACCTGTCGATCACCACGTTCGCCGTGACCGGCTATTCCACGATCCTGCTGTGGCGCAACACGGCCAACCGCTGCGCGCTGGCGATCCTGCCGAACCACAGCCTGCTCTATCACCGCAACGTGCGCGTGATCGACCTGTTCATCTCGCGCGCGCTGCTGGAAGTGTCGGGCGCGACCATGTCGTTCCTGTTCCTGTCGATCCTGTTCATCGCGGTCGGCCTGATGGAGCCGCCCAAGGACATCGCGCTGATCCTCGCCGGCTGGCTCTATCTGGCAATCATCGCGATCGGCCTCGGCTTCATCATCGGGTCGCTCAGCGAGTTGAGCGAGACCTACGACCGGATGTGGCACACCATCGCCTACCTGCTGTTCCCGCTGTCGGGCGCCGCGTTCATGGTCGAATGGCTGCCCACCACGGCGCAGAAGGTGGTGCTGTGGCTGCCGATGGTCCATGCCTGCGAGATGATCCGCTACGGCTACTTCGGCGCGCTCGTCAAGCCGCACTACAGCGTCGAGTACATGGTGGTGGCCGACCTGGTGATGCTGTTCACCGGGCTCGTGATGGTGCGCTACGTCAGCGCCCGCGTCGAACCCGAATGA
- a CDS encoding asparaginase has translation MPTRPTLAVIGTGGTIAGHGASATHTASYACSVHGIDTLLDQLPQAAGIARLRAEQLLQTGSENFGNAELVAIAARVAERLADDAIDGVVLTHGTDTIEETAYFLHLTLKSAKPVVVVGALRPPSALSSDAALNLHAAIAVAAHPASRGLGTLVVANDEIHTARDVVKQHSYKLEAFRSPYGPLGLMVDGAPRYYRRPLRPHTLDTPWSAAALPALPRVDLVHAYGELDPAWLEAAAAGARGLVFAGTGNGNVAARLVDGLRAAARRGTQVVRASRTGNGVVTRNGAQPDDAYGWLTVDDQIPQKARILLMLGLTLSEDRGALQRLFDRY, from the coding sequence ATGCCAACCAGACCGACCCTCGCCGTGATCGGCACCGGCGGCACCATCGCCGGGCATGGCGCCAGCGCCACGCATACCGCGTCCTATGCCTGCTCCGTGCATGGCATCGACACGCTGCTCGATCAGCTGCCGCAGGCGGCCGGCATCGCGCGACTGCGCGCCGAACAGCTGCTGCAGACCGGCTCGGAGAACTTCGGCAACGCCGAACTCGTGGCGATCGCGGCGCGCGTCGCCGAGCGGCTCGCCGACGACGCGATCGACGGCGTGGTGCTCACGCACGGCACCGACACGATCGAGGAGACCGCCTATTTCCTGCACCTGACGCTCAAGAGCGCGAAGCCGGTGGTGGTGGTCGGCGCGCTGCGCCCGCCCTCGGCGCTCAGCTCCGACGCGGCGCTGAACCTGCACGCGGCGATCGCGGTGGCGGCGCACCCGGCCTCGCGCGGGCTCGGCACGCTGGTGGTGGCCAACGACGAGATCCACACCGCGCGCGACGTGGTCAAGCAGCACAGCTACAAGCTCGAGGCGTTTCGCTCGCCGTATGGGCCGCTCGGGCTGATGGTGGACGGTGCGCCGCGCTACTACCGGCGCCCGCTGCGGCCGCATACGCTCGACACGCCGTGGTCGGCCGCGGCGCTGCCCGCGCTGCCGCGCGTGGATCTCGTCCACGCCTACGGCGAACTCGATCCCGCCTGGCTCGAGGCCGCCGCCGCGGGCGCGCGCGGGCTGGTGTTCGCCGGCACCGGCAACGGCAACGTCGCCGCGCGGCTGGTGGACGGCCTGCGCGCGGCGGCACGGCGCGGCACACAGGTCGTGCGGGCCTCGCGCACCGGCAACGGCGTGGTCACGCGCAACGGCGCGCAGCCCGACGACGCCTACGGCTGGCTCACGGTGGACGACCAGATCCCCCAGAAGGCCCGCATCCTGCTGATGCTGGGGCTCACGCTGAGCGAGGACCGCGGTGCGTTGCAGCGGCTGTTCGATCGCTATTGA
- a CDS encoding D-amino acid dehydrogenase: MRILIVGAGVIGLSSAYYLQRAGHEVTVLERHPAVARETSFGNGGQLSYSYVAPLADPGVISKLPGWLLRRDSPVRFRPTLNPAQWRWCFAFLAACTRSRSALTTRQLLSLSFLSRTLLHEMIAAEPSLDFDFVRSGKLVLHRDPGAMQQAVAQLELQRALGCEQRALDAAACVALEPSLAPHRDQFAGGIHTPSEDTADCHRFCTGLAALLRARGVTITTGVALDGLRVAGDARDARVVALRDGSPIDADQIVIAAGASAAPLLAPLGIRPPIWPLKGYSLTYALPTGAPAPRASLTDFARKVVYARLGGRLRVAGIADLDASPEPDPARLATLHAQARALFPELTAGEPLAWTGQRPATPTGVPTIGPTRYRNLWLNLGHGALGFTLAAGSAALLADWLAGGTGHPLRETFSH, from the coding sequence ATGCGTATCCTGATCGTCGGGGCCGGCGTGATCGGCCTGTCGAGCGCGTACTACCTGCAACGCGCCGGTCACGAGGTGACCGTGCTCGAACGGCACCCGGCGGTGGCGCGCGAGACCAGCTTCGGCAACGGCGGCCAGCTGTCGTACAGCTACGTCGCGCCGCTCGCCGATCCGGGCGTGATCTCGAAGCTGCCCGGCTGGCTGCTGCGCCGCGACTCGCCGGTGCGGTTCCGGCCGACGCTGAACCCGGCCCAGTGGCGCTGGTGCTTCGCGTTCCTCGCGGCCTGCACGCGCTCGCGCAGCGCGCTGACCACGCGCCAGCTGCTGTCGCTGTCGTTCCTGAGCCGCACGCTGCTGCACGAGATGATCGCCGCCGAGCCGTCGCTCGATTTCGACTTCGTGCGCTCGGGCAAGCTCGTGCTGCACCGCGATCCCGGCGCGATGCAGCAGGCGGTCGCGCAGCTCGAACTGCAGCGCGCGCTCGGCTGCGAGCAGCGCGCGCTCGACGCGGCCGCCTGCGTCGCGCTGGAGCCGTCGCTCGCGCCGCATCGCGACCAGTTCGCCGGCGGCATCCATACGCCGAGCGAGGACACCGCCGACTGCCACCGCTTCTGCACCGGCCTCGCGGCGCTGCTGCGCGCGCGCGGCGTGACGATCACGACCGGCGTCGCGCTCGACGGCCTGCGCGTGGCCGGTGACGCGCGTGACGCACGCGTGGTCGCGCTGCGCGACGGCTCGCCGATCGACGCCGACCAGATCGTGATCGCGGCGGGCGCGAGCGCCGCGCCGCTGCTCGCGCCGCTCGGCATCCGCCCGCCGATCTGGCCGCTGAAAGGCTACAGCCTGACCTACGCGCTGCCCACCGGCGCGCCGGCGCCGCGCGCGAGCCTGACCGATTTCGCGCGCAAGGTCGTCTACGCGCGGCTCGGCGGGCGGCTGCGCGTGGCCGGGATCGCGGACCTCGACGCCTCGCCCGAACCGGACCCGGCGCGCCTCGCCACGCTGCACGCGCAGGCCCGCGCGCTGTTCCCCGAACTCACCGCGGGCGAGCCGCTCGCCTGGACCGGCCAGCGCCCCGCCACGCCCACCGGCGTGCCGACCATCGGCCCCACGCGCTACCGCAACCTCTGGCTCAACCTCGGCCACGGCGCGCTCGGCTTCACGCTCGCGGCCGGCTCGGCCGCGCTGCTGGCCGACTGGCTCGCCGGCGGCACCGGCCACCCGCTGCGCGAGACGTTCTCGCACTGA
- a CDS encoding GlxA family transcriptional regulator — protein sequence MPATDDAPRAPASASNAAAVPIVTALDARPRSPQARPSRSAGAELSVAIVLWPRFPMLSLAGLCDALRHAADRSDQSRQLRCLWTIAGVAGEAVEASCGIPVTVQSAFPDPAQFDYVIVIGGLLPHLEQVDARYWDYLRRAAEAGTPLVGLCTGSFVLARAGLMEARVACVHSFHVEDYRRLFPALRLVTHTDYLIDGDRITCAGGISVIELATRLISLHCGPDRASKVIHQMTVSRQSGASFVERRAALGYLSVDDATVRHAVLLMEENLEAPLTVAVIARMTGTSVRHLERAFAAEMNTSPNAFYRRMRLRYARWMLVNTTRRITDVAYECGFADAAHFIRAFREAYGVTPGKLRGAAGG from the coding sequence ATGCCTGCCACCGACGACGCGCCGCGCGCTCCCGCCTCCGCTTCCAACGCCGCCGCCGTGCCGATCGTCACGGCGCTCGACGCGCGTCCGCGCTCGCCGCAGGCGCGCCCGAGCCGGTCGGCGGGCGCCGAGCTGAGCGTGGCGATCGTGTTGTGGCCGCGCTTTCCGATGCTGTCGCTGGCGGGTCTCTGCGATGCGCTGCGCCACGCCGCCGACCGCAGCGACCAGAGCCGCCAGCTGCGCTGCCTCTGGACCATCGCCGGGGTGGCGGGCGAGGCGGTCGAGGCCAGTTGCGGAATCCCGGTGACGGTACAGAGCGCGTTTCCCGATCCGGCGCAGTTCGACTACGTGATCGTGATCGGCGGGCTGCTGCCGCATCTGGAGCAGGTGGACGCGCGCTACTGGGACTACCTGCGCCGCGCGGCCGAGGCCGGCACGCCGCTCGTCGGCCTCTGCACCGGCAGCTTCGTGCTCGCGCGCGCGGGCCTGATGGAGGCGCGCGTGGCTTGCGTCCACAGCTTCCACGTGGAGGACTACCGGCGGCTGTTCCCTGCACTGCGGCTCGTCACGCACACCGATTACCTGATCGACGGCGACCGCATCACCTGCGCCGGCGGCATCTCGGTGATCGAGCTGGCGACGCGGCTGATCAGCCTGCACTGCGGCCCCGACCGCGCCTCCAAGGTGATCCACCAGATGACGGTGAGCCGACAGAGCGGCGCCTCGTTCGTCGAGCGGCGCGCGGCGCTCGGCTACCTGTCGGTGGACGACGCGACGGTGCGGCACGCGGTGCTGCTGATGGAGGAAAACCTGGAGGCGCCGCTGACGGTGGCGGTGATCGCGCGCATGACCGGCACCAGCGTGCGCCATCTCGAACGCGCGTTCGCCGCCGAGATGAACACCTCGCCGAACGCGTTCTACCGGCGCATGCGGCTGCGCTACGCGCGCTGGATGCTCGTCAACACCACGCGCCGCATCACCGACGTCGCCTACGAATGCGGCTTCGCCGACGCCGCGCATTTCATCCGCGCGTTCCGCGAAGCCTACGGCGTGACGCCGGGCAAGCTGCGCGGCGCGGCCGGCGGCTGA